The DNA region ATAGCTCCGTGACCTTGTGTGtggccacagcccctgagcctgcTGGAACTCCACTTTTTTCCCACAAAGCAGCAATAATCCCATCTGCTCCTGATTGTGGCCTGGACGGGTGAGCAAGGCAGGATTCCGGATGCCAGGGAGTGCGGGAGCTTCTCATCAGCTCCTGTAGCCCGTGGGCAAGCTGTAgccaaggcagctgctgctacCATCCCTGGATCCTCTCAGCGCCCCGATCCCAGCATCCTTCCCACTCCCATCTGCTGCACCTCCATGGACAGGGGAGCAAAGCTCCATACAGCACCTCCCATCCCATAAAGCAGCTCCTTGCTTGTCTTCAGCCTCTCTCCATTGCCCTTCATCCCCTGAAAATGCCATTCCTTTTCCTGCGGTGCCATTTATTCCCTGGCAAAGGGAGTTAAGGGCTCGGTGCCAAGATAAACACACCAAACAGCGGTTCAGCATTCCCTCAGCACTCACATTCCCTCGTGCACTTTCCAGAGGCAAACACCAAAAACAGAAGACCAGAATGTCGAAATCACCTGGATCCCACACCATGAATAATTTTCCTTCCCAACACCAAAACTCAGCTCAACtaagaattttctttcagcCTCCTCTTGTGGTTGGAACCCAAACAAGAATATTTCCAATTAATAATTGGAATATAATTAGCTTTCCACTTAACAGCCAACCTGCTCGGTTGTGGACTTGACCAGCATGGTTTTACCATTAGCAACACACTCCAAGGCTACTTGGCCAGAGTATTCTGGGATGACAACTCCTGCAGGCTGATGGGAGCCCCACTGGCACTTCCAGGCTTACCTGGGAGCAGGTCTACATCCAGGGAAGGAGATGGAGTCACCAGATGCCAACCAAAGCGGCAGGGAGTCTTGCATGAACCACAGaacaaaaacatgaaaacacaggagcttttaaaaaataaagcacttaTTTTCCTAACAGTGTCTCAGGCCTCACACCTCCTCATATCCAATCATTTTTCAGCACTGAATCATGGTTTAAAGTCAGCTGGGAATTTCCAGGGAGTACGTGTGTGAAAGAAGAGCACATCATGCACAGCgccatttgtttattttaatagagaccttattttacatttatttatatcaGTGAGAAAAGTGCTCCACAAAAAGATACCCCAGTCAAGGCAAGCTACCATAGCTACCATCCAAATCCTAAATATTCCCTACAGAAAATGGGCACTGCTGGATTAAGAAAAGCTCATTTTACAACAGAACAAGTTAAAAATGAGTAGTTATAACCTGAAGAGTAACCGACTCTTTTTTATATCTTACTACTGTAAAGTATCTGCTTGTGGAATTCACAGAAATCAAGGATTTTCTGCAATATTTAAGACTGCAAAACACCTCAGGCAGGGTGTTACATAAAAGAGGGTGgagttggggtttttatttctttcaaaaggCAGCCGTTCACCCCCCCGTTCTCTCCCCACAGTGACGTTCTACCATTAACTAAcaccaaaaccacagaaaactgGACCCTGGACTGCTTTTTCAGTGAACATCTCAGGCTCAGCCTGATGTGAAGGACGTGCTTCACTTTAGGTACCTATTCAGCAAAATCCAGCTATGTATGTGTCTCAAACTCCACACCACCTCGGCCTTTGCCAGCgcaaaatgaggaagaaatgggggaaaaaagcaactGCAGCTGGCAAAGGAATCTGAGCAGAGGGACGGCAGCGAGTCAGGCTGGGTGTCCAGGGGAAAAAGGAGGGCTTTGCATCTGGATCTTCCAGATGTTCATCCCAGCAGGCAGAGCAATTCCCTTGTTTCAAGGGAGTTCTGtacacacaggtgacagtgcaCGAAGGGAGCCAAGGATGCCACTCCTGCCCGCTGTCCCTGTGGACACACATCGTTCCCAGGGAACACCACGTCCTCACACACAGCCCCGTGGAGGTTGGCACTAGCTCCAAAGGCCTCTCAAAGCGACCTATTTTCCCCGAGAGCTGCACCTCCAacctcccttccccttcagcTGCCCCAGaactcctcctgctgctgcgTCAGCTGCTCGTCACATCTCCTCGTGCTGCTCCTCTCACCTGCCTCCTGCCTGACGCAGTAAAGGACTCCTTGAACTTGGAATACTGGAATTTTTACTGACACAAGAGTTGCTTTGTTTGCAAAACAGTCTCTCCCAGGGCCCGGCGCTGCCGGTTCGGCCGAACGCCGCGCGCGTCCCGGTCACTGCTCCTCCAAGGACAGCCGGCACCGCCCGTCCTGGGCCGTGTTGTAGGACTCACAGCTCTGGCACTTCATGCCCAGGAGGTGGAACTGCACCGTGGAGCGGGCATTGCAGTCATTGCAAAGGATCTGCACGCACAcaggggaggcagggagggagggagggagaggctgcagcaccAGCGGTGTGTGTATATAAACAGGAATGATGAACACCCCAAGCCCACACGTGACTGTTCCTCGGCATTCCCCACCCCTTGGTCTGACTCCTGATCCAGCACTCGTCCCTAGTGCCCTCTACTGCCAGTAACTCCGAGGGACAGGTCCATGAAAAACAGGCAAGGCTGCCCTCTTACCTCCACCATCATGTTCTGGTACTCCGTGGGCATGGGAGTCTGTGCCACTTCGTTGTCCAGCTGGCGCCAGTACCTAGTCATGTCCAATGCTGAGTGCATGCACAAAGGACACCTGTAGCCTCTGGcagaaagaggggggaacatcTCAATCAGAAGATGAAGTGAGACCATGAAACAAGTCCATTGGTAGGGACAAGTTTCACACTGCACCAGGCAAACAAAGAGCACGAAGCAGCAAGTTCTGGCAAACAGATTTGGAAATTAAATGCCCTGTACCCCTTTAAGTTAGCCCTTCATCCCTTTAGGAGCTGTCTTTAAGTCAGTTGGTACAGAATTGGCATCGTGATTTTTACCTCTTGAAGCAGTATGTTTGGACTAGGGTAATATTGAGATGTTTGGAAAGATGTTTGGAAATACTTACTCCTTCAGCATTTCGTCGTAACATGTTCTGAAAAGGAAACACAGGTCAGTAAGAACTGAATTACTGACAGGGAACACACCTGGACTGCACAAAGGGAATAAGCCACACGAGTATCCCCAAGGCAGAAATTAAGAACATCCCTAGGCCAAGTGACAGGAGAGCTTCACGCCGTCAAAGCAGACTGAGAAGGAAGACAACCCCCCTAAAGAAAATACTTCCTGGACAAACAGACTGTCCCCACAGTGCAGGTGCCTCAGAAATCAGCTGTAAGCAGCTGGTACAGACCGAACGCTGCTGAATAAACACCCAACTCAATGCAGCAGGTATTTCCCTTTCTCAGGCGTCTGCTTTACCTGTGAAGAAGGTGACCACATGGCAGAACATGTGCTCCAACACGTGATGTGTGAATATCCTGTTTGGAGGCAAATATAAGACAAAAGAATAGAAAATTAATTCACACACAGTCAAAAATAGGGCCACACAGCTATTCAGGAGATGAAGAGAAGCTGCTCACCTCCAAACATATTGGGCAGTCCTGCCTGGAGACATTTTCAATACACTTTGCaaatggaaaaagagaagaaaacgTTATTCTGCTGTAtagttttctgttttcctatACTGTAAAGCTCCAATATGTAAAATTTATTATGTCTTCAATTAGTGGCATCTGTGTTGCTGTTAGGTGAATTCAGAGAAGGAgaacccactgctctccctggTTCCTGTGGCCTCAGATGGGGCTGAGGCCCATCCAGCTTCATGTTCAAGGCATTACCTTTTAAGATACGGAGGCAAGCAGCATATCCTCACCTTGTGCTTTCCTTGGAGACTCAGGCTCAGGCACAAATTACACTTGGAGCAGTGGAAGAAATCCTCCTTGGGGCCAATCCTGCGGAGAGAGGTGTCAGGGCAGGGCCGGTGCCCGCGGAGCCGGGCCCGCCGCCCGCACGCACCTGCAGATGCCGCACTCCTTGCAGTGGTACTGCTTCTTGTCACGGTCAAACAGGTGGCAGATGTCACAGTAGTACTCCCCAAAGAGGCTGCCACAGCCCTCACAGCGCTGCTGGGCCTGAGGGGACACGAACGTCCTGAGTGCTGCGTCCGCTTCCAGGCTCCAAGAGGGGTATGGAGCTCCGGGAGCAAGGCCTGAGAGCCAAGAGGCTGTCAACAGACTGgagaggacaggctgagggagctgggcctgctcAGCCTCCACAAGGGACGGCTGAGGGGAACTAATCAATGTCTGCAGGGGTGTGGAAGGGGCCAAGAGGCTGGAATCAGCCTCTGCTCCGTGGTGCCCAGAAAAAGGccaagaggcaatgggcagaagCTGATGCACGGGCAGTTCCACCTGAACAGGAGGAAAAGCTTCCTTCCTGTGGCCTGGaacagagaggctgtggagtctccctcgctggagatattccagaaccgCCCGGACACAGCCCTGCGCCATATCCATATGCTCTGTGATCACAGAACATCCCGAGCTggaaagggacccacaaggcTCACGATGTCCGACACTTAGTCTCGCGAAGGACAGCTCTGAGCATGCCACCAGGTGCCTGAGAGCACTGCCCGAGCGCCTCTTGCCCTCTGCCAGGACCGGGGCCGTGACCCCGTCCCCGGGGGAGCCTGTTCCCGTGCCTCACCGCCCTCTGGGTGAAGAGCCTTTTCCTACCATCCCACCCtaacctcccctgacacaccACCGGGCCATAACCCCGGTATGGAGCAGGGAGGCGGGACCGCACGACCCGGCGCGGTGCCTCCCGGACTGAGCCCTGCCTTGACCTCCGCGGCGCTGCTGCCCGCGCCCACCTTCTGCAGGAGCCGGCAGCGGGTGCACTGCACCTCGGACACCCGGAACCGGTCCAGCTGGTGCTCCTCGGCGCCGTCGTGGCACAGCCGGCACGGGTACAGCTTCCCGCAGCACGGTGCCTGGGAAAGGAAGGACACGGCATGGACCGGGGCGCCGCGGATCGGCcaccacccctgccacggcacCGCCGCCCCCCGCTCACCCACCCGCAGCCGGCAGCCCCGCCGGTAGTGCTCGCATCCCTGCTCGCATCCCTGCTCGCATCCCGGCTCGCCTCCCTCCGAAGCCCCCGCCGTGGCCATGGCCGCCGcagccgctgcccggccccgctccaCCCCTTCCGCTTCCTCACAGCCTGTTCCGGAGGATTTGGAGTTTTCAAAATAgcttcccccccctccccggctTGAACCTTCGTGTTCCCCTTCTCTCTGAAGCCTGGTTCGAGTCGGAGGGGAGCTCTGGAGATCTCCCAGTCCAAGCTCCCTGCTGAGGCAGGGTCACGCAGAGCAGGTGATACAGGACCGCGTCCAGGTGGGCTaggaatgtctccagagagggaaatCCAagatgaatcacagaatatacCAAAGGGACCCGTGAAGGATTATCAAGGccaactcctgaccctgcacCCCACCAATCCCACCAGGTGCCTGAGAGCTTTGTCCGAACACTCCTTGAACTcagtgatccctgtgggtcccttccaactgagcAGATTCTGTGAGTCTTCTTCATGTTGAGGTGGAGCTCCTTGTGTTTTAGTTTCTGGCCACtgctccttgtcctgttgctgggcACACCAAAAATCTGGCACCATCTTCTTGACACCCACCTTGGAGATTGTTGTATGGATTGATGAGATTCCTGCTGTCTTCTCTCCTCTAGACTGAGCAGGCCCAGCTCCCAGAGTCTCCCCTCCTGAGAGAGATGATCCAGACTCCTCCATCATCTTCGGCCTCTGctggaccctctccagtagCTCCTTGTCTTTCTTAGCCTGTGGAGCCCAGAACTGAAGACAGCACTCCAGACGTGGCCTCACTGGGGCCAAGTAGAGGATCACCTCCCtggacctgctggccacactcttcCCCATGCAAAGCCTTCCCCTTAAACCTTTCTCTCCCCCACAAACCCAACTTTCCCCCAAAAACCTCCATTCTTCCCTTTCCAAACCTTCTTTTCCCCCATGCATTTGCCCATGGCTACCTAACTGACTGCTGTGGCCAAGTGCAGCATCCACTATGGGAATAGTCAAGCCTGGAACTGGAAGATCTTTTTATTTACAAATGAAATGTACACATCAAGAGACAGCATGGAGACAAATCCCTAAATACAATGAGTTCAGACCATATTCTGTCATGATGCATCGATGGGAAAGGCTGTATTTTGTGGGAAAATAAGTTCCAAAGTTAATGACACCATGTGAGTTGTGACAGGTGATGGAAAACAGTTGTGAGCAACACAGGGACAGCCCAAAACTGACCACTGACAAACTAAGGGCAAGTAAGCAAAAACTGTTGCCAAACAGTCGAGTTTTACGTCCCATTCTCCTCAGGGACCTAAAGGAATGATGACTGGAGTTACTGAGACATTCCACATGTTACCTGCATCACAGCTCAGTATTCCACAGGGATATTCCTTCCTTCACCATCAACAACAGCCAGACAACATATCCAGggcaaacaccccaaaaacaactGCCCAAACATGGGATCaaaaatgtgaaggaaaaaggaaCCTAAAACAAAGTGACAAGTGCATTAGCGAGGGTTTCAAAGGAACAGCTGCAGAATTGCACATTTAGATATTGTATTTCTTGCACAAACGTTTTCTTCACTGTCAAGGCAAAGGTGCTTTTCAATCCAGGTCAGGCAGCCCACTGAAATATGAGAATTTTGACTGCTGCTTTTGTCACGATTCACTGAAAAACAAACCCctcaggcaggcagcagctggacagAAGAAAGCCCAGCTTCCTTCAGAATCCTccaaagcagctcctgcccttgTCACACACCAATGACCACTACTCTTCTCAGACAAGACCTGGCCCTAAGCCAGAAAGTCAGCATTCCAGGGGTTTTTTGCATGCAAGAAATCCAGCAGCAATGGCAGTGCAAGCTCCATCCTTGGCCTGGACCCGAGCCACTTCCGTGGCAGTCTGCTGCACCAACAGGAGTAAGGGATCCTCCTCTCCCCTGCAGAGACCTGGCAGCTTTAGCCCCTGGAAACTCAGATGGATTATTCCCACTGTTCAGTCACCTGCAtcaagaggagaaaaggagaatgaCTCTGGACAGACTAACAAAACACAGAGGTGCTCCCTGGTGAAAGGCTtcctttattttgctttgttacACATCCTTACCTTGCTGAAGCTGTGCACTTACACCTCTGTGCTTCACAGATCAGAAACTTGagttgttttttcccctcctcacaTGCAGGCAGCCAGCTTcccctttttttgttgttctacTAGCTTGCTCAACCCCCCAGTTTCatgagctgctccttttccaACCCCAATGCCCAGCACCTCAGCTCAGGAAAAGAATTTACCAGGCACAGCGAACTGTGTACTGTAAGAAGTCTGTCATAAGCTGCATGTCTTGACCAAGAATGTGCAGTACAAAAGAATTTTCCTACTGCACTTCCCATCCCTACATGAGCGTTCACAAATCCATCCATTTGTAAGCCCCCAGCAGGCTACACAGCAGAAATGAAAGCCCACCTTTTACAGGCAGGTGTGACCATCTCCCCTGGGCTCGTGCTCGACCCTGGGGAAGTTGGCTTCTGATGCATCTGGCATCAAGGTCCCTGACAGCTGTAAATTGGGAAAGAAAGAGACAGGATCAATTTCCAAGTGTAGCATCAACAGAGAAGACAATCAGAAAACAGCCTTCTGAAGACACATGCAATGCCAACACCTAATTCCAAACAAACGTGTTCTTTGGTTGAATCAGGCTTCAAAAATGCTCCCCCAGTGTAAGACTTACAATCCCGAGGCAAATTCTGCTCCTTTAGGAGTCAAACAGGAATTCTGTGGGCCATGCTGTTGAGAAAGtcacaaaccaaacaaatacaGAGCGGCACAAATCACTTTATTGCCTATATACCTGCTGTGAAGCCAGACTTGAGTTAGGAAGGTCGATAGCAGCGAGGGAGGGGACTCGGGACTCTGCAAAcgttctattttcctttttcagaaatCTGAGATGCCGAGCTGCGAAACACAACCAAGGCAAGCCATGTTTAGGGAGTGAGAGCTGACACACTGCTTCCTGACACTTGTTTGGTACCCAGGTTTTATTTAGAGGACATCAAAGTTCCTACCTTCCGCTCCCCTCAGCTTGGGAAGATGATTTAGTTCTGGCAAACGCACATCTGTCTTGgggaattcccattttttcttaCTTGCCTGAAGGATAGGTTTTTCATTTGTGACCTGTAATCAAGGGCGCAAGGAACAGCTCATGAAAATATAGACaaaaaataaagctattttcaagcttaaaaaaaaagcagtaacaCAGCAATGCTCTGATGTAGTTGGAATTTGTCCAAGAGTGAGACGAAAGACTCTGATGTATGTGAAGGAATTCAACCTGCTCAAGTGCTATTTTTACACAAGCAATGgaaaagcaacagcaaaatgaaaacaatcaTCTAAGTGAGGCTGCTTTTGAAGAGATAAAATACAGCACTTGGAGAATGTCTGGAACTAGTTATCTGGAAAAAGGCAAATGTTCCTGGCTGGCACGGTAATAATCATGCCTAGGTAGTGAGAGCAGAGGAAAACTTTCCATTTCACTTGTTTTTCTTATCAATTTTTAATGCAGTTATGACATGACTAAGTAAGGCCCTGGCCACATTAAATCCAAACCCTCAGTTCTGCTTCAGTAGCACAGCACACATGGTCTATCACTCCTGGCCAGGCAGGAGGCCATGGGTATACTCCAATTTTCACAGATATCCTGAGCTGGACTGCTCCCCTcatttaaaattgttttctggcataaaatatattttatggaAGAACTGTTAGCAAGGGATAATGAACGGAAAGTCTGCAGGAAAAAAGGGGTAACAAACCCAGTACTTCTAGTGGGGAGTTATGATGAAAGATGGACCAGATGGAGTTCTTGAGAATACAACACACAATTGAATTCATTTTTGCTTGGCCAagggggacagacagacaggcgACTCACCGGTGTCAAGCTGACACTGCAACGCCCCACTGGAGAAGGCTTCCGTGCCTTTAGCAAGGGGTTCAAGtattttttactcttttcaTCAAGTCTGTAATCAAAAATGGCCCACAGTTGGTATTAACTGGGCTAACACAGCCAGTATAAAGCAACAAATGCAAGGTGTCCCAAACCCCACGTCTCGCGTTCCCACATCGTCAGCCTGCccctcccaggacatcccaGGAATGATGGATACgagctctcccagctctgctcccataCCTGTAATTAAGGCTCCCAGGCCCAGACCCCATCCCAAATGCAGGAGAAAAGTTCTGGTTGATGGGAGGGATAAATGTGCCCGGGTTCTTGGCATAgtccaggctgctgctggaatCTTTCAGGTTGGTCTGAGGGCTGAATATAAATGGGTGGATTGCACTGTCGTAGAGGAATCCCAGCTTGGAGGATCGATCTGCTTTCTCTGCATCAGCTTTAGAGGGCTTGGTCTTTATCAGCTTTCCATCTTTGCTCCTTGGGCCCATGCTGAAATCCTGTTTGGGAAGATAAATGTCATCTTTCTTTACAGTCCTGTTAAAAGAGCAGTTTACAGCAGTACATGCAGGAAAAAACAACATGTGAGAAGCCTAAATGTGCATGATTCTGCAAGAATCTAATGGAGATGGAATAGGTTTTGTTAGAAAATCTCTGCTTTCCATCAAACAGGATAAAACTTGTCAGAGTTCCAGCACTCTCTGTAAATAAGTCACTTGAGACTGGAATAGGAAATGATGGAGGAAAAACAGCTGTATCCCATGTCTGTTCcgaaaaaattaaataaaaactcATCTCAGTGTCACCTCAAAGTCACTCTGAAGCATCCTTGGTATCCAGttgaaaggaaaatttttaattttaatgacaGGGCTTTAAAACAGGTTAACAGCAGCATAAAGCATGACCTATGCTTCCCAAATGATTCCCCCTCCAGCTCTGTATTGCCAGGAACTGCACCACTGTGTGGTTCACCTCCAAGGGACTGGCCCAAGAGCCACCTGTACCCTCCCAAGCTATTTCCTAGGAATTGCTGCacctattttaaaaacaatgattttaaaacatgagaaaaaacccaaaacaatacAGGTTTGGAAAATACAGATGGACCAACCTGGACGCTgatggtttttctttcttctaaaaCATCATCTTTGTCCCGTTTactgatttttggttttttttggaacTGATGGTCTCTGGCATCTTTCTGGATCTTTTGTTTAAGCTCCTGAGTAAATCTACATTCCATataaggagaaaggaaaaaacaaataatcAAAGGGCTTCTGTTTATCTTAATATCATCATCAGTTGTTAAGCCCAGGATCCTTTCAAGCGGTCAAACAAACTGTGCCTTTAAACTAATAAGAAGCCAAATGTAATGTATACATTAAATAAAATCTTGTGCACACATTTTTCACAATACAGCAATAGAACAATAAAAtacagcaataaaaaataaatttgcacCAGTTTGGTGCAGATGCAGTGAGTGAATACAGTGTAAGACTGTACTACCCAAAGTGGTGTGACATTGATGAATTAATGTCACAACAAGATAAATGTGTCCCTGCAACGTGTTCCCTTCCAACTCTATCTCCAGGAAGGTCAAGCCAAAACAAACTGAGACATTCAGCAGCTGTCAGCTCTGCAAACCCAGTAGTGTGCAGTCTCcaagcacagctgcttcactTCTTTCTAACCTGGGCCTGCAGTGAGCAGGAAAGGAGCTCTTACCTTTCAGCAAAGCCATCCTTGTTGAAGAAATCGCCCTGCAGGAGTTCGGCGCAGGACGGTCTCTTGTCTGGGTCAATCTGCAAGCACTCCTGTCAAACCAACGTCaacaggaggaggaaaacacaCCAGGAATTAAACAAAGGCTTTAGCATGTCTGAGGGAAAGATCCCTGCAGTGACCCCTTTGGCCCTGTAGGGCTGGACTGGAGCTCTGGGCTCCTACA from Anomalospiza imberbis isolate Cuckoo-Finch-1a 21T00152 chromosome 4, ASM3175350v1, whole genome shotgun sequence includes:
- the RCHY1 gene encoding RING finger and CHY zinc finger domain-containing protein 1 encodes the protein MATAGASEGGEPGCEQGCEQGCEHYRRGCRLRAPCCGKLYPCRLCHDGAEEHQLDRFRVSEVQCTRCRLLQKAQQRCEGCGSLFGEYYCDICHLFDRDKKQYHCKECGICRIGPKEDFFHCSKCNLCLSLSLQGKHKCIENVSRQDCPICLEDIHTSRVGAHVLPCGHLLHRTCYDEMLKEGYRCPLCMHSALDMTRYWRQLDNEVAQTPMPTEYQNMMVEILCNDCNARSTVQFHLLGMKCQSCESYNTAQDGRCRLSLEEQ
- the CDKL2 gene encoding cyclin-dependent kinase-like 2, with the translated sequence MDKYQVLGLVGEGSYGVVTKCRNRENGQIVAVKKFLESEDDAAVRKIALREIKLLKQLRHENLVNLLDVCKRKKRWYLVFEFVDHTVLDDLEASPSGLDYDRVRKYLFQIMRGIAFCHSHNIIHRDIKPENILVSQSGVVKLCDFGFARPLATSGEVYTDYVATRWYRAPELLVGDSKYGRPVDVWAVGSLITEMLTGEPLFPGDSDIDQLFHITKCLGNLIPRQQELFYKNPLFAGMKLPEVKELDSLEKRYPKLPPAALDLAKECLQIDPDKRPSCAELLQGDFFNKDGFAERFTQELKQKIQKDARDHQFQKKPKISKRDKDDVLEERKTISVQDFSMGPRSKDGKLIKTKPSKADAEKADRSSKLGFLYDSAIHPFIFSPQTNLKDSSSSLDYAKNPGTFIPPINQNFSPAFGMGSGPGSLNYRLDEKSKKYLNPLLKARKPSPVGRCSVSLTPVTNEKPILQASKKKWEFPKTDVRLPELNHLPKLRGAEARHLRFLKKENRTFAESRVPSLAAIDLPNSSLASQQLSGTLMPDASEANFPRVEHEPRGDGHTCL